Proteins encoded within one genomic window of Setaria italica strain Yugu1 chromosome IV, Setaria_italica_v2.0, whole genome shotgun sequence:
- the LOC101784578 gene encoding 60S ribosomal protein L7a-1 has translation MAPKRGGKAPVPAKKKPEKVTNPLFEKRPKQFGIGGALPPKKDLHRFVKWPKVVRIQRQRRILKQRLKVPPALNQFTRTLDKNLATNLFKMLLKYRPEDKAAKKERLLKRAQAEAEGKTVEAKKPIVVKYGLNHVTYLIEQNKAQLVVIAHDVDPIELVVWLPALCRKMEVPYCIVKGKARLGSIVHKKTASVLCLTTVKNEDKLEFSKVLEAIKANFNDKFDEVRKKWGGGVMGSKSQAKTKAREKLLAKEAAQRMT, from the exons ATG GCCCCGAAGCGAGGCGGCAAGGCGCCGGTTCCGGCGAAGAAGAAGCCG GAGAAGGTGACGAACCCGCTGTTCGAGAAGAGGCCGAAGCAGTTTGGAATCGGGGGCGCACTGCCGCCGAAGAAGGATCTCCACCGCTTCGTGAAGTGGCCCAAGGTCGTGCGCAtccagcgccagcgccgcaTCCTCAAGCAGCGGCTTAAGGTGCCCCCGGCACTCAACCAGTTCACCCGTACCCTCGACAAGAACCTTG CAACCAACTTGTTCAAGATGCTTCTTAAGTACCGCCCTGAAGACAAAGCTGCCAAGAAGGAGAGACTTTTGAAGAGGGCCCAGGCTGAAGCTGAAGGGAAAACTGTTGAGGCAAAGAAACCAATAGTTGTGAAGTATGGCCTTAACCATGTGACTTACCTCATTGAGCAG AACAAGGCCCAGCTTGTTGTCATTGCTCATGATGTTGATCCTATTGAGCTAGTTGTGTGGCTTCCAGCCctttgcaggaaaatggaggttCCATACTGCATTGTCAAGGGAAAAGCACGCCTTGGATCG ATTGTTCACAAGAAGACCGCATCGGTTCTATGCCTAACCACTGTCAAGAACGAGGACAAACTTGAGTTCAGCAAGGTCCTTGAGGCTATTAAG GCGAACTTTAACGACAAGTTTGATGAGGTCAGGAAGAAGTGGGGCGGTGGTGTAATGGGCTCCAAATCACAGGCGAAAACCAAGGCCAGGGAAAAGCTGCTTGCAAAGGAGGCTGCGCAACGGATGACCTAA